Within the Microbacterium sp. 1S1 genome, the region GCGAGCGCGAGCGCCTCCGCGGCCGCTGCGATGTGGACACCGCAGAGGAGCTGGTTGACCGTCTTCAGCGCCTGCCCGTCACCGGGCTTGTCGCCGACGATGGACAGCGTCGAGGCGAGCTGGTCGAGCACAGGACGAGCCGTCTCCAGGGCCGCCGGACTGGCGCCGACGACGATGAGGAGGTCGCCCTCCCCCGCGCGGACCGGACCGCCGGACAGCGGGGCGTCGACGAGCTGCGCGCCGTGCGTGGCGAGCTGCTCCGCGATCGCGTCGATGCCCTCCGTGCCCACCGTGCTGGTGAGGATGACGACGGCGCCCTCGGCGAGGTGCGGGGCGAGCCCATCCTCGCCGAACAGCAGGGCGTCGAGCTGCGCGCCGGTGCGGACGGCGACGAGCACCGCGTCCGCACCGCCCACGGCGTCGGCCGCGGACGATGCCGGCGTCACGCCCGCCTCCGCGGCGAGGGCGACGCGCTCGGCGGCGATGTCGAAACCGCGCACCTCGAAGCGCTGAGCGAGGCGGGCGGCCATCGGCAGCCCCATGGCGCCGAGGCCGATGACAGCGACAGTGGATGTCATGAGTGTCCTTCCGGGTGGTTTCCATCGTCGCCCGCGAGAGTGGCGACGACGGTGACGAGGGAGTCCGCATCGCCGACATTGCCGGCGAACACGACGTAGGGGATGCCGACCGCGGGGCCGGTCTCCGGCTGCCACAGCGACACGAGCCCCGGCAGCATGGGTCCGAGCACGGTGGCCCGGCGGATCTCGAGGGCTTCGCTCGCGACGTCGCTCGAGGTGATCCCGCCCTTCGCGATGACGAAGCGCGGCGGGGCGATCGCGAGCACCCGACGAACGAGGTCGACGACCCCGCTGGAGATGCGGCGGGCGATCGCGAGGCTCTCGTCCCCGTCGGCGCCCGTGACGAGCTCGCGCGTGGTGTGGACGATCACGGTGCCGGCGGCGAGCGCGTCCGCGACCGCATGCGCCTGCGTCTCGAGGTGGCTCTCGCGCTCGGGGCCGATGAGGGCACGCACGTCGAGCTCGATCGTCCGGGTGTTCGGGCGTGCGGCGGTGAGGGCTTGGAGCTGGGCGGTGGTGAGCGGTACGTGGCTGCCGACGACGACGAGGCCCCCGCGGTCGTGGGCGAAGGGGATGTCGGCCGCCTGCACGGGCTCGGCGATCTCCTGCCCGATGTGTGCGCGCACGTAGGGCGGGCCGACGCGGAGCAGCACGTCGCGCGCGTGCAAGCGGTGCAGGGCGAGCGCGACGACGCGCATGTCGGACTCCTCGACGACGTCGACCGCGACGACCGTGCCGTCGGCCAGGGACTCGAGGAAGCGCGCGACGGCGTCCACGCCGCTGCGGATGGTGCTGATGTCGAGGCTGGCGACCGCCGACGCCGGGATGCGGCCGCCCGTCTTCTCCGCGACCCACTCGCGCAGGTCGGAAGACGCGTAGCCGAACGTGGCATCGGCGGCGAAGGGCGTCTCGCCGACGGGAGTGGCCTCGCCGCCCGTGACCCAGTAGTGCACCCCGTCGACCGTGATCCGCCCGGCGTCGGGGAACGCCGGGACGAGCAGGGTCAGCGCGGGGGCGCGACCGGTGCGGGCCCCGATCTCGGTGGAGAGGATGTCGGTCTCCAGCGGGAAATGACCGCGCAGGGTCGAGTCGCCGCGGGAGACGAACGTGACGCGGCGACCCCGGGCCTCGGCCGCGGCGAGGGTCACCGCGACGATCTCGCGGTTGCGTGCGGCCGCGGACTCCTCATCCAGAGACCGGGTGTTGGTGAGCACGTAGACGGCGGCGGCGCCGGTCGCGAGCGCCTCATCGAGGTCGGCGCGCTCCCACCGGGTGAGCACGGGAAGGTTCGCGACCGACTGCGTGCCGGTCGGATCGTCGTCGAGGACGACGAGCACGCGGGCGGGGTCGACCTCCGCACGGACCTCGGCGGCGGTGACGGCGAGGGACGCCGGCAAGGGGTCCAGCAGGGCGTCGATGTGCACACGAACTCCTTCGTTCCGGGAGAGCCCGCCACTGGCTACGGCGGAAGGGTGGATCCGTATCGTTATCCGATATCAGATAACGACGAGCGTACCTCACGATCACCAGGGGCACCAAAACGCCGACCGGCGGGATCAGCGCCCGTGGACGTAGTGCAGCAGGTCGTCCCTGGTCTGCCGCATGTGGCTGCGCATCGCCTGGCGGGCCGCGGCACCCGACCCGGTCCGCATCGCCTCCAGCACTGCCGCGTGCTCGGCCAGCGCGTGCTCCCGGATGTC harbors:
- a CDS encoding four-carbon acid sugar kinase family protein, whose protein sequence is MHIDALLDPLPASLAVTAAEVRAEVDPARVLVVLDDDPTGTQSVANLPVLTRWERADLDEALATGAAAVYVLTNTRSLDEESAAARNREIVAVTLAAAEARGRRVTFVSRGDSTLRGHFPLETDILSTEIGARTGRAPALTLLVPAFPDAGRITVDGVHYWVTGGEATPVGETPFAADATFGYASSDLREWVAEKTGGRIPASAVASLDISTIRSGVDAVARFLESLADGTVVAVDVVEESDMRVVALALHRLHARDVLLRVGPPYVRAHIGQEIAEPVQAADIPFAHDRGGLVVVGSHVPLTTAQLQALTAARPNTRTIELDVRALIGPERESHLETQAHAVADALAAGTVIVHTTRELVTGADGDESLAIARRISSGVVDLVRRVLAIAPPRFVIAKGGITSSDVASEALEIRRATVLGPMLPGLVSLWQPETGPAVGIPYVVFAGNVGDADSLVTVVATLAGDDGNHPEGHS
- a CDS encoding NAD(P)-dependent oxidoreductase, with translation MTSTVAVIGLGAMGLPMAARLAQRFEVRGFDIAAERVALAAEAGVTPASSAADAVGGADAVLVAVRTGAQLDALLFGEDGLAPHLAEGAVVILTSTVGTEGIDAIAEQLATHGAQLVDAPLSGGPVRAGEGDLLIVVGASPAALETARPVLDQLASTLSIVGDKPGDGQALKTVNQLLCGVHIAAAAEALALADALGLDRARTLDALTAGAANSFMLGNRGPRALQAYDEEGAEVLSRLDIFVKDLGIVGDAARRAHLSTPVAAAAEQLFLLGEAQGLGALDDSAVIRVVAPERRS